One genomic region from Phragmites australis chromosome 1, lpPhrAust1.1, whole genome shotgun sequence encodes:
- the LOC133918661 gene encoding uncharacterized protein LOC133918661, with protein sequence MQRISIPARRSNNHAQKPQPQTHQFPMENGDATLASPAAAAENAVPNGGVAEADQPPVTHAVKSYAAAADNSAPNGGVAEDEQGPVTHATKSYAAVAAHAEIEDLRAAKLDLQERLAEARRENKAIAAETHRIEGTFMQAREEVIIAEDAAVSAEKEAASLRAEVERLQHLLEIEKGEHEMDKRRHKELAKEVEAVRQEKLKLEEEIKALKASAAAATAKEREAAPAAEAPKEVEVAWQGMAAAAAAGAAATAAVVLIYLRLKR encoded by the coding sequence ATGCAGAGGATCTCAATCCCCGCCCGCCGCTCCAACAATCACGCACAGAAACCACAGCCCCAAACCCATCAATTCCCGATGGAGAACGGCGATGCAACCCTCGcttcccccgccgccgccgccgagaacGCGGTGCCCAACGGCGGCGTCGCGGAGGCGGATCAGCCCCCCGTGACCCATGCCGTCAAGTcctacgccgccgccgccgataaCTCCGCGCCCAACGGCGGCGTCGCGGAGGACGAGCAGGGCCCCGTGACCCACGCCACCAAGTCCTACGCCGCCGTCGCTGCCCACGCCGAGATCGAGGACCTCCGCGCCGCCAAGCTTGACCTGCAGGAGAGGCTCGCCGAGGCCCGCCGTGAGAACAAGGCCATCGCCGCGGAGACGCACCGCATCGAGGGGACATTCATGCAGGCCCGGGAGGAGGTCATCATCGCCGAGGACGCCGCCGTCTCTGCCGAGAAGGAAGCCGCCTCGCTCCGCGCGGAGGTTGAGCGCCTCCAGCATCTCCTCGAGATCGAGAAGGGTGAGCATGAGATGGATAAGCGCCGCCACAAGGAGCTCGCCAAGGAGGTGGAGGCCGTACGCCAGGAGAAGCTCAAGCTCGAGGAGGAGATCAAGGCCCTGAAGGCttccgccgccgcagccacTGCGAAGGAGAGGGAGGCTGCCCCGGCGGCTGAGGCCCCGAAGGAAGTGGAGGTCGCGTGGCAGGggatggcggcggccgcggctgccggcgccgccgccacggcTGCCGTCGTGCTGATCTATCTCCGCCTTAAGAGGTAA